One Anaerolineales bacterium DNA segment encodes these proteins:
- a CDS encoding DUF177 domain-containing protein has product MHTHYRPLRLNVGFLLSQSAGYGRQFDFRESKLSLGSDLQVEEFSGSMQLTRTPQGIVAKGDFFAQNPAECARCLKPFAAPIAIHLEDLFVYPPQNATDPLLAIGEDAHLNLEPLLREYVLINQPTRPLCRPDCKGLCPVCGNDLNESECFHPEEEPAGLVVEGIPTAAEPVKQKQSAASEKSAASKAHAPAKAAGAKSVSSAKEKTAKKKTAIKAPRKKAPGGKKTSAAGKSAGGGKKKPSTKK; this is encoded by the coding sequence GTGCATACCCATTACCGCCCACTTCGACTGAACGTTGGTTTCCTCCTCAGCCAGTCGGCAGGCTATGGCCGGCAGTTCGACTTCCGGGAGTCGAAACTCAGCCTGGGAAGCGACCTGCAAGTCGAAGAGTTCTCCGGCAGCATGCAACTCACCCGAACACCGCAAGGTATTGTGGCCAAGGGTGATTTTTTCGCTCAAAATCCAGCCGAATGCGCCCGCTGCCTAAAGCCGTTCGCCGCTCCCATCGCCATCCATTTGGAAGACCTGTTCGTTTACCCGCCGCAAAACGCCACCGATCCGCTCCTGGCGATCGGGGAAGACGCACACCTGAACCTGGAACCTCTCCTCCGCGAGTATGTCCTGATCAACCAGCCCACTCGCCCGCTCTGCCGGCCGGATTGCAAAGGTTTATGTCCGGTCTGCGGGAACGACCTCAACGAAAGCGAATGCTTCCATCCGGAGGAAGAGCCGGCCGGGTTGGTCGTGGAAGGAATTCCAACGGCCGCCGAACCGGTGAAACAAAAACAATCCGCCGCATCGGAAAAATCCGCGGCAAGCAAGGCTCACGCTCCGGCCAAGGCGGCGGGAGCGAAATCCGTATCGTCCGCGAAGGAGAAAACCGCGAAGAAAAAAACCGCGATCAAGGCGCCGCGCAAAAAAGCGCCGGGAGGGAAGAAAACCTCCGCCGCTGGGAAATCCGCCGGCGGAGGCAAGAAAAAGCCGTCCACAAAGAAATAA
- the amrB gene encoding AmmeMemoRadiSam system protein B translates to MDIRPSPIAGTWYSDRPDALAEQLDGFIRSAPAEQSPGGLVGVIVPHAGHRYSGPVAGSAFSLMRGLDPEIVAVVSPMHSLAPAPLVTCGHEAYRTPLGIVPVDRDAVQALGAALQKRSGLTLFPLRNDREHSLEIQLPFLQRVLGAFRLLPVMILDQRESTAEAAGLALAEALAGRKALLVGSSDLSHFYPDTVARKLDSEMLRRLESFNPSAVIRAEEEGAAFACGRGAIAAVFWAAKAMGADRVTRVAYATSGDVTGDYSSVVGYGAAAIWRAAPA, encoded by the coding sequence GTGGATATCCGACCTTCCCCGATTGCAGGAACCTGGTATTCCGATAGGCCGGACGCCCTCGCGGAACAGCTTGACGGCTTCATCCGGTCCGCGCCTGCCGAGCAATCCCCCGGCGGGTTGGTGGGGGTGATCGTCCCGCACGCCGGACACCGCTATTCGGGTCCCGTCGCCGGAAGCGCCTTCAGCCTGATGCGCGGCCTCGACCCCGAGATCGTCGCAGTGGTTTCGCCGATGCACAGCCTGGCTCCGGCACCGTTGGTGACCTGCGGCCACGAGGCGTATCGAACCCCGTTGGGGATCGTCCCGGTGGATCGGGACGCCGTCCAAGCCCTGGGGGCCGCCCTGCAAAAACGCTCCGGCCTGACGTTGTTTCCGTTGCGCAACGACCGGGAGCATTCCCTGGAAATCCAACTGCCTTTCCTCCAGCGGGTGCTGGGTGCGTTCCGGCTGTTGCCGGTCATGATTCTCGACCAGCGCGAATCGACGGCCGAAGCCGCCGGCCTGGCGTTGGCGGAGGCGCTCGCCGGTCGGAAGGCCCTGCTCGTCGGCAGCAGCGATCTCTCCCATTTCTACCCGGACACGGTCGCCAGAAAGTTGGATTCCGAAATGTTGCGGCGCTTGGAGTCGTTTAACCCGTCGGCGGTGATCCGCGCCGAGGAAGAGGGGGCTGCCTTTGCCTGCGGACGGGGCGCGATCGCCGCCGTCTTCTGGGCCGCCAAGGCGATGGGCGCCGATCGCGTAACCCGGGTCGCCTACGCCACCTCGGGCGACGTCACCGGGGATTATTCCTCCGTCGTCGGATACGGGGCGGCGGCCATCTGGCGGGCCGCCCCCGCATGA